The proteins below are encoded in one region of Natrialbaceae archaeon AArc-T1-2:
- a CDS encoding VirB4 family type IV secretion system protein yields the protein MTMHSVAAVGAVLLATLEQRVAVLETAHIVAALVLLAVFAGVGVAVYRNRARTDEKEIDFSELLGEETIEAGDVEGKILEEISERHKSAVAPSAVTWETRAAQVGEQWTSTLYIADYPDYPNDGYLNELFELTDIEFDLTVHITPKNQQKARDELQRVADDLQVDADLEQSVRGAYLQERANEAVSTYKSVENGSRVFDQGMFVTVRAETKDELRESVRTIRSRLREQPAGLSPKTAICKQDLALQAVAPIGSNPFGREAISLGGAVGALLASPHNATILEDGGVEFGIHWKNESPVVIDPFARENGYAMFTVGDPGSGKSFGAKQNFIRSIEQSEDRIGIILEPLNNWAGVAEALGGTRITVGGDMGLNPLEIKPTPERIQRAMGEDASPYREKLDSVMSFLSNYFALRGIQLGDKRTTLETAIEEAYARKGITDDIATHDNESPTTRDVLDILEEMVDNPEGFVVRTDEETKKIESDATWLIDQLRSFAEDGRYENLGRPTEFDLRDEKVIYLDLAQQEGSLGGSTSLIMQLLITLVYERAKETDKEVVFVIDEARYLMQDAASLEYLEIVFRHHRHHDLSIRMITQTVDEFFQHAESEAILDQCAIKQFHHLDGMDQHWANEFGLNSAQMRFVQDAVPGSEDIGYSEALVGVDGDWRGIEVHALEKEKEVIDFDAKEQSRDELPGVSEGDGRQSTEDVRTDETDPEQQRETDHEVLTWTDGGDQSDE from the coding sequence ATGACGATGCATAGTGTGGCTGCTGTCGGCGCTGTTTTACTCGCCACCCTCGAGCAGCGTGTGGCTGTCCTCGAAACCGCACACATCGTTGCAGCGCTTGTCCTGCTGGCTGTTTTCGCCGGTGTTGGCGTGGCGGTCTACCGAAACCGAGCACGAACTGATGAGAAAGAAATCGACTTCTCGGAACTTCTCGGCGAGGAGACGATCGAGGCCGGCGACGTCGAAGGGAAGATCCTCGAGGAGATCTCCGAGCGTCACAAGAGCGCAGTCGCTCCATCAGCTGTTACGTGGGAGACACGCGCCGCACAGGTCGGTGAGCAGTGGACGTCCACACTGTACATCGCCGACTACCCCGACTATCCCAACGACGGCTACCTGAACGAGTTGTTCGAACTGACCGACATCGAGTTTGATCTTACCGTCCACATCACACCGAAGAATCAGCAGAAAGCTCGTGATGAACTCCAGCGGGTCGCCGACGACCTCCAGGTCGATGCTGACCTCGAGCAAAGCGTCCGCGGAGCCTATCTCCAGGAGCGGGCCAACGAAGCAGTCTCGACGTACAAGTCAGTCGAAAACGGGAGTCGTGTCTTCGACCAGGGGATGTTCGTTACTGTTCGGGCGGAGACGAAGGATGAGCTTCGTGAGTCCGTTCGGACGATCCGAAGCCGGCTTCGCGAGCAACCCGCCGGTCTCTCGCCGAAGACGGCGATCTGTAAGCAAGACCTCGCGCTGCAGGCTGTGGCTCCGATCGGATCGAACCCGTTTGGTCGCGAGGCGATTTCACTCGGCGGCGCTGTTGGTGCCTTGCTTGCCTCACCACACAACGCGACAATTCTCGAGGACGGCGGTGTTGAGTTTGGAATCCACTGGAAGAACGAAAGCCCCGTCGTGATCGATCCGTTCGCTCGCGAAAACGGCTACGCGATGTTCACGGTCGGTGATCCCGGCTCCGGAAAGTCGTTTGGCGCGAAGCAGAACTTTATCCGATCGATCGAACAGAGCGAAGACCGAATCGGGATCATCCTCGAGCCGCTGAACAACTGGGCTGGCGTCGCCGAAGCCCTCGGTGGGACGCGAATCACCGTCGGTGGCGATATGGGATTGAACCCGCTCGAGATCAAGCCAACGCCCGAACGGATCCAGCGGGCGATGGGTGAGGACGCCAGCCCCTACCGCGAGAAACTCGACAGCGTGATGAGCTTCCTCTCGAACTACTTCGCCCTCCGTGGGATCCAGCTTGGAGACAAGCGAACCACGCTCGAGACAGCGATCGAAGAAGCGTACGCCAGGAAAGGCATTACGGACGACATCGCGACCCACGACAACGAGAGTCCGACGACGCGAGACGTCCTCGATATCCTCGAGGAGATGGTCGACAATCCGGAAGGGTTCGTCGTTCGGACGGACGAGGAAACGAAGAAGATCGAGTCGGACGCAACGTGGCTGATTGACCAGTTGCGATCCTTTGCAGAGGACGGTCGCTACGAAAATCTCGGGCGACCGACCGAGTTCGACCTTCGCGACGAGAAAGTGATCTACCTCGATTTAGCCCAACAGGAGGGCAGTCTGGGCGGCAGCACGAGTCTCATCATGCAGCTGTTGATCACGCTGGTCTACGAGCGTGCCAAGGAGACGGACAAGGAGGTCGTGTTCGTCATCGACGAGGCCCGATACCTGATGCAGGATGCAGCGAGTCTCGAATACCTCGAGATCGTGTTCCGCCACCACCGTCACCACGATCTCTCGATCCGGATGATCACCCAGACTGTCGACGAGTTCTTCCAGCACGCCGAGTCAGAGGCGATCCTCGATCAGTGTGCGATCAAGCAATTCCACCATCTCGATGGAATGGACCAGCACTGGGCCAACGAGTTCGGATTGAACTCGGCGCAGATGCGGTTTGTCCAGGACGCTGTCCCTGGGAGTGAGGACATCGGATACTCCGAAGCGCTCGTCGGCGTCGACGGTGACTGGCGTGGTATCGAGGTCCACGCACTCGAGAAAGAGAAGGAGGTGATCGACTTCGACGCCAAAGAGCAATCTCGGGATGAGCTCCCTGGCGTCTCTGAAGGAGATGGACGACAATCCACAGAGGACGTCCGAACAGACGAAACGGATCCCGAACAGCAGCGAGAAACGGACCACGAGGTGCTAACGTGGACTGACGGAGGTGACCAGTCCGATGAGTGA